Proteins from one Phaenicophaeus curvirostris isolate KB17595 chromosome 16, BPBGC_Pcur_1.0, whole genome shotgun sequence genomic window:
- the LOC138727395 gene encoding transmembrane protein 238-like — translation MAAPGGLGRCVAAFWLALAFDALGLAVLLAGVFADVFFSDLLIYAGGIGIFLSLVWWVFWYAGNLEVPPEELRDDVGLAAGKGRGDSLLRGLVHGISLRLSAAFGPAARPRDEMELRGRPAEPARVC, via the exons ATGGCGGCCCCCGGCGGGCTGGGTCGCTGCGTGGCGGCGTTCTGGCTGGCGCTGGCGTTCGACGCGCTGGGGCTGGCGGTGCTGCTGGCCGGCGTGTTCGCCGACGTGTTCTTCTCCGACCTGCTCATCTACGCGGGCGGCATCGGCATCTTCCTCAGCCTCGTCTGGTGGGTGTTCTGGTACGCGGGCAACCTGGAGGTGCCGCCCGAGGAGCTGCGCGACGACGTGGGGCTGGCGGCGGGCAAGGGCCGCGGGGACAGCCTGCTGCGGGGGCTCGTGCACGGCATCAGCCTCCGCCTCTCCGCCGCCTTCGGCCCCGCAGCGCGGCCCCGCGACGAGATGGAGCTGCGGGGCCGCCCCGCCGAGCCGGCCAG GGTTTGTTGA